The genome window GGTCAGGCGGGCATAACCCTCCGGGCCCACCCTCCGGTCCAGGGCACGGCACAGCCGTTCGAGGTCGCGCTGGTCCGGCACCACCACGACGGCGGCCCGGCCGGCCTCCGCGGTCCGGGCGGCGGCATCCGCCAGGAGGGAGGCGGTGTCCCACGCGCCGTGGGCGCTGGGCACGGTGAAGGCCGCGCGGGGGCCGTCCCCGGCCCGGACCTGCCGGAAGAAGGCCTCGGCCCCCCTCAGCGGGGACCAGTCGAAACCCTCGGCCGCCGTTGCACCGGAGAAGCTACTGGCAACCGGCGTACCCGTGGCCTCCGGCGCCTCCGCCTCGGCATTCAGGGCCTTCTCGACCTTCGCCACGCGCGGCGGCACGGCCACCCGCAGCACGTCGGCCACGTTTCCCGCGTAGCGCGCCGCCACGGCGCGGGCGAGGTCCAAGATCTCAGGGGTCAGCACCGGTTCCGGGGAGACCACCGAGCGCAACGGCAGCAGCTTCGCCCCGCTGGAGGGTTCGGAACCGCGGGAGGTCAGCCAGCCGAGGACGTCCTGATGGCCGAAGCGCACGCGGACGCGCACGCCGGGACGGGCCACATCGTCGAGGGCGCGAGGCACCAGGTAGTCGAATTCCCGGTCCAGGTGCGGCACGCCCGAGTCCAGCAGCACACGGGCCACGGGATCGTCGGGCCAGCCGCCGGCCACCTCCGGCAGTCCCGTGACCGGTGGGGGTACGGGCAGATCGAAGAGGGGTTCCCCGGTCACCAACCGACGGCAGCGCGCACGGCGTCGACGCGGTCCAGCCGCTCCCACGTGAAGTCGGGGTCCTCGCGGCCGAAGTGACCGTTGGCGGCCGTCTTCCGGTAGATCGGGCGGAGCAGGTTGAGGTCCCGGATGATGGCCAGCGGGCGCAGGTCGAACACCTCGTTGACCGCCTCGATGATCGTGGCCTGGTCCACCTTCTCGGTCCCGAACGTGTCCACGTACAGGCCGACCGGCCGGGCCTTGCCGATCGCGTAGGCGACCTGGAACTCAGCGCGGTCGGCGAGGCCGGCGGCGACCACGTTCTTGGCGACCCAGCGCATCGCGTAGGCCGCGGAGCGGTCCACCTTGGACGGATCCTTGCCGGAGAAGGCACCGCCCCCGTGGCGGGCCATGCCCCCGTAGGTGTCGACGATGATCTTGCGCCCGGTGAGGCCGGCGTCGCCCACCGGCCCGCCGATGACGAACTTGCCGCCGGGGTTGACGATGAAGGCCGCGCCGGAGATCTCCAGCCCGGACTGGGCCAGCACGGGGCGGATGACGTGCTTGACCACGTCCTCGCGCAACTCATCCAGGGTGACCTCGTCGAGGTGCTGGGTGGAGACCACCACGGTCTCCACGGTCTTCGGCAGACCGTCCTCCCCGTAGCCCACGGTGACCTGCGTCTTGCCGTCCGGCAGCAGGTACGGCATGGGCGTCTGCTCCAGGTTCCGCACGGCGGTGAGCCGCTCCGAGAGCCGGTGCGCCAGATAGATCGGGGCCGGCATGTACACCGGGGTCTCGTTCGAGGCGTAGCCGAACATGATGCCCTGGTCCCCGGCTCCCTGGAGGTCGACGCTGTCCACGGACCCCTCACGGTTCTCCAGCGACGTCAGCACACCATCCGAGATATCGGAGGACTGTTGGCCGATCGAGATGTTGACACCACAGTTGGCACCGTCGAAGCCGTTGGACGAGGAGTCGTAGCCGATCGCCAGGATCGTGTCCCGGACGATCCGGGGGATCTCCACATAGGCCGAGGTGTTGACCTCGCCGGCGACCTGCACGAGGCCCGTGGTGGTCAGCGTCTCGACGGCCACCTTGGCGTTCGGGTCCTGGGCGAGGATCGCGTCCAGGATCGAGTCCGAGATCTGGTCGCAGATCTTGTCCGGATGGCCGCTCGTCACCGACTCGGAGGTGAACAGCCGGAGCTCGCCTCCCCCGATGCCCTGGTAGGACTCGTAGCCGGTGGTACCGGAATCTTCTGCCTTCTCTGCGTCAGTCACTGATCCATCCTATCCAGCCGGCCGAGTGGGCCCATCAGGCCCACCAATTCGGTCACAATCGCCACGCCCACTTCCGATTTGTCCCCCGCGGCGGCCACCGGCTCCCGCCCGTCGGCGAAGAGCATGGTGACCTCGGTGGTGTCCTGACCGAAGACCTTGTCCCGGCCGACCTGGTTGACCACGAGCATCTCACAGCCCTTGCGGGCGAGTTTGGCACTGCCGAACTCCAGCACGGAGGCGGTGGCGTCACCGGTCTCGGCACCGAATCCGATGATGGTGCCCGGCATCGGCTGTCCGGCGGCACGGGCCTGCACCGCCTCGGCGAGGATGTCCGGGGTGCGCTCCAGGCGGATCACCGGGTTGGAGCCGTCCTCGGACTTCTTGATCTTCGAATCCACATACTCCACGGGTCGGAAATCGGCGACGGCGGCCGCCATCACCAGCGCATCGGCATCCGGCGCGTGGGCCATGACCGCATCGTGCAGCTCCTGGGTGGACTCCACCCGGATCACCTCCGCGCCGGCGGGCGGCTCCACGCTCATGGCGCCGCCGATGAACGTGACGCGGGCACCGGCGGCCAGTGCGGCCTCGGCCACGGCCACACCCTGTTTGCCGGAGGACCGGTTGCCGAGGTAGCGCACCGGATCCAGGGCCTCCCGGGTGCCTCCGGCGGTCACGACGACGGCGCGTCCGGTCAGAGCCCCGTTCTGCTGGGCGGCGGGACGGCTGGTCCTCAGACCGTCAACCACCAGAGCCTGCGCCTGGGCCCAGATGCGGTCCGGCTCCGGGAACCGCCCCGGCCCGGTGTCCTGGCCGGTGAGCCGCCCGGAATCGGGATCGAGCACGGTGATGCCGCGGGAGCGGAGAAGGTCGACATTGGCGACGGTGGCCGGGTGGGTCCACATCTCGGTGTGCATGGCCGGGACCATCAGCACCGGACAGGTGGCGGTGAGCAGGACGTTGCCGAGCAGGTCCGGGGCCAGGCCGGCGGCAGCGCGGGCAAGGGAATCGGCGGTGGCGGGGGCCACCACCACAAGCTCGGCCTCACGGCCCAGCCTGACATGGTTGACCGTCTCGACGGCCTCGAAGGTGTCCGTCCGCACGGGGCGTCCCGAGAGCGCCTCCCAGGTGGCCTGCCCCACGAAATTCAGGGCGGCAGGCGTGGGGACCACGTCCACCTGGTGACCGGCTTCGGTCATGAGCCGCAACAGCAGTGCGGACTTGTAGGCGGCGATGCCGCCGGTGACTCCGAGAACGATCCTCATGGGTCAAACCTAGTCGGCTCGTTCCCGGAGTCGAAAACGAGGTCAGGCCTGCTGTTCGTCCTCGTCGGGGGTCTCGGTATCAGCGATCTCGGTGATCTCCACCGCAGCCTCTTCGCCCACGCCCTCAGCGGAGAACGCGTCGTCGGAGAAGGCGGCCTCAGCCGAGCTCTGCAGCTCGAAGGTGCCGAAGTCACCCTCGGCTTCTGCGGCGATCTGCTCCTCGGTCATCGGGGTGGCCTCCAGGAGGTCCTCCTCGATCTCCCGCATGGAGATGGACAGGGGCTTCTCGTTGAGCTTGGTGTCCACCAGCGGGCCGACGTACTCGAACAGGCCCTCATGGAGCTGCGAGTAGTACGCGTTGATCTGGCGGGCACGCTTGGCGGCGAAAAGCACCAGGGCGTACTTCGAGTCAACCTTCTCCAGCAGGGTGTCGATGGGCGGGTTGACGATGCCTTCGTACTGTTCGGTCACTAGTTCTCCACGGTTGGTGATTCTGTTGCTGATGCGTTGTCTGCGCCGCTGCCGACGACCGCTCACGGTCCTGGCGCTGCGGCCCGGCCGAGCGGCCTAGAGGTGGTCGTCAGGGTCCAATCCCATGATGCGGACCAACTCCTGTGCGGCGCGTTCCACGGTGTCATTGACCACCACGGCATCGAACTCCGGCTCGGCAGCGAGTTCCATTCTAGCCGTTTCCAGCCGTCGGCGCTGTTCCTCCGGAGATTCCGTGCCGCGGCCCACCAGTCGATGCACCAATTCGTCCCAATTCGGTGGGGACAGGAAGACGAACGTCGCCTCCGGCATCGCCTGCCTGACCTGCCGCGCGCCCTGCAGGTCGATCTCCAACAGGACGTGCTGGCCGTCGTCGAGCGCCCGCTGGACCGTGTCCCGGCGGGTCCCATAGCGGTTCACGCCATGGACCACAGCCCACTCCAGCATCTGGTCCTGGTAGACCAGCTCATCGAAGTGCTCGGGCTCCACGAAGAAGTAGTGCTGCCCCTCCCGTTCATTGGGCCGGGGCTTCCGCGTGGTGGCTGAGACGGAGAGCCACACCTGGGGATAGTGCTCCCGGATGAACTGGGAGACCGTGCCCTTGCCGACGGCGGTCGGTCCCGCGAGCACCGTGACGCGCGGGCGCTCCCCACCCGCAGCGGACAGGTGTTCGGGTCGGAGGCTGACCGGCCGGGCGGCGGGGACGTCGGGGGTGGTCAAGGAACCTCCTGTGGGACTGGCGCGGCCCGGAAAAGGGCTACCGGCCAATATAGGCGATCAACGCCTCCCGTTGCCGGCGGCCGAGGCCGCGGAGGCGCCGATTGGGGGAAATCCCACACGACTCCATGATCTTCGCGGCCCGCACCTCACCCACTCCCTGCAGGGTCTGCAGCAGGTCCACCGTGCGCATGCGACCGATGGCGGCGTCCTCGTCCGCCGCTGCGAAGACCGATTCGAGACTGGACTTGCCCGACCGGAAGGACTCCTTCAGATCCGCACGCGCCGTGCGTGCCTGCAGGGCCTTGCTCCGGGCCGCTTCCCGTTCTGCGGCAGACAGTTCCTTCAGGGCCATGACGTTCCACCTCGGGGACTAGGTTTCAACCGTCACGGCAATATCGCCGTGACTTGGACGTAAAGTACCCGATGTACCCCGGTCAGGTCTGCAGCCCACCATCGGGGGGCTGAAGTTTATCGAACGGTGATGCAGGTCACTCTCAGGGGCGCCGGAGCGTCCCCGCAGGTCACGCTCGGGTCACGGCGCGCCCGGATACCGGAGCGAATCTACCCGCCCAGATCCTCCAACGCCTCCCGAATGCCCTCGCGCAGTCCGCCGACGGAGGGCCCCCGGCGCAGGATGGCCCGGCTGGAGGTGGCCAGCACGGAGGGCCAGGCCGAACCGAAGCCGGTACGCATCCCGGCCCCCGAGGCACCTTGGGCGCCGAATCCCGGAGCCAACAGCGCGCCTCGGACGCCGGCCAGGTCCAAGCCCAGCCGCTGGGCCTGGCCGGCCACGGTGGCGCCGACCACGAGACCGACCGGACCCAGGGCCGGGCGGGCCACTGTGCCGCCACCGGGCCCGGACTCCTCGTGGGCAACGGTGGTGGCGGTGGTGCCGGTGACGTGACTGGAGGCCAGCGCCCGCGCATTGTCCCGGGCTGCCGAGGCGGTGATGGACCGGGCCACGGATCCCTCCAGGCCGCCGGCGTGCTG of Citricoccus sp. K5 contains these proteins:
- the metK gene encoding methionine adenosyltransferase, which encodes MGGGELRLFTSESVTSGHPDKICDQISDSILDAILAQDPNAKVAVETLTTTGLVQVAGEVNTSAYVEIPRIVRDTILAIGYDSSSNGFDGANCGVNISIGQQSSDISDGVLTSLENREGSVDSVDLQGAGDQGIMFGYASNETPVYMPAPIYLAHRLSERLTAVRNLEQTPMPYLLPDGKTQVTVGYGEDGLPKTVETVVVSTQHLDEVTLDELREDVVKHVIRPVLAQSGLEISGAAFIVNPGGKFVIGGPVGDAGLTGRKIIVDTYGGMARHGGGAFSGKDPSKVDRSAAYAMRWVAKNVVAAGLADRAEFQVAYAIGKARPVGLYVDTFGTEKVDQATIIEAVNEVFDLRPLAIIRDLNLLRPIYRKTAANGHFGREDPDFTWERLDRVDAVRAAVGW
- the coaBC gene encoding bifunctional phosphopantothenoylcysteine decarboxylase/phosphopantothenate--cysteine ligase CoaBC translates to MRIVLGVTGGIAAYKSALLLRLMTEAGHQVDVVPTPAALNFVGQATWEALSGRPVRTDTFEAVETVNHVRLGREAELVVVAPATADSLARAAAGLAPDLLGNVLLTATCPVLMVPAMHTEMWTHPATVANVDLLRSRGITVLDPDSGRLTGQDTGPGRFPEPDRIWAQAQALVVDGLRTSRPAAQQNGALTGRAVVVTAGGTREALDPVRYLGNRSSGKQGVAVAEAALAAGARVTFIGGAMSVEPPAGAEVIRVESTQELHDAVMAHAPDADALVMAAAVADFRPVEYVDSKIKKSEDGSNPVIRLERTPDILAEAVQARAAGQPMPGTIIGFGAETGDATASVLEFGSAKLARKGCEMLVVNQVGRDKVFGQDTTEVTMLFADGREPVAAAGDKSEVGVAIVTELVGLMGPLGRLDRMDQ
- the rpoZ gene encoding DNA-directed RNA polymerase subunit omega, whose protein sequence is MTEQYEGIVNPPIDTLLEKVDSKYALVLFAAKRARQINAYYSQLHEGLFEYVGPLVDTKLNEKPLSISMREIEEDLLEATPMTEEQIAAEAEGDFGTFELQSSAEAAFSDDAFSAEGVGEEAAVEITEIADTETPDEDEQQA
- the gmk gene encoding guanylate kinase gives rise to the protein MSAAGGERPRVTVLAGPTAVGKGTVSQFIREHYPQVWLSVSATTRKPRPNEREGQHYFFVEPEHFDELVYQDQMLEWAVVHGVNRYGTRRDTVQRALDDGQHVLLEIDLQGARQVRQAMPEATFVFLSPPNWDELVHRLVGRGTESPEEQRRRLETARMELAAEPEFDAVVVNDTVERAAQELVRIMGLDPDDHL
- the mihF gene encoding integration host factor, actinobacterial type, with the translated sequence MALKELSAAEREAARSKALQARTARADLKESFRSGKSSLESVFAAADEDAAIGRMRTVDLLQTLQGVGEVRAAKIMESCGISPNRRLRGLGRRQREALIAYIGR